The genomic DNA TGGAACAGCAGCGGCAAAAAGATGAAGCCCCATTCGACGACAGGCAGCGCCGGCCCCAGACTGTGGATCTGATTCACCATCCGCTGGAAGGCCCCAGGCCCCGCCATCAGGCTAGCATTGGTTGTCAGGTGAACGCACATGTAGAGCCCGATCGGCACGACACCCAACAAAGAATGGATGCGGCGAATGGCAAATTCGTGCTTCAGAAAAAATGAAGGTTCAGTTTGCGTTGACACAGAACATACCTACCCCTCGTCTGAGGGTGCTGATGGTGAGGTAAAGTCTCGGTGGGTCTAACCGAAAAGTCGCGGTGATGCGTAACTTTTGCGTTAGTTTAAGGTTGCTACGGCGGGCCGCAAGCATAGTTGAGCGATTCCGACCTGGATCGAAAGACCCATTTTCGCATATTCTCGGTTTGCAGGAAACCACAAGATTGTGGCTGCGACGAATTGGCAAACTGTGTAAGTTACCAAAGGCACGGTAGCAATTTATCAGTCATAATAACCAAGACGACTCGAGTTGCGAGCGCTTCGTCCTCCTTGGCCTCGAATTTGCTCGACACCTTGGATGCCATCGCGCCACGTGACAAATTGGCAGAATCATTTCCGCTGCATGTGGCAATATGCCCTAGAGGCCTCTGATGAAGCTGACGAAGCCCAACCTATTGATCACCGACGACGATCGCGCGTTTCGAGAGACGCTGCGAAGCGTGTTGGATCGGTTCGACTTTGAGATGTATCTAGCCGAAGATGGCGAAGAGGCACTGGAGATTATCAGCCGGCACCAGGTCCATCTAGCGCTCTTCGACGTCCACATGCCCCGCTTGAGTGGTCTCGAAGCCCTCACGCGAATGCGTGCCTCGGGGCTCTCCCTCCCCTGCATTCTGATGTCGGCTGCTCTGGACGAAGCGATCTGCGACGCAGCCAGCAAGCTGGAAGATGTCTCGGTGATCCCCAAACCGCTGAAAA from Rosistilla oblonga includes the following:
- a CDS encoding response regulator, with the translated sequence MKLTKPNLLITDDDRAFRETLRSVLDRFDFEMYLAEDGEEALEIISRHQVHLALFDVHMPRLSGLEALTRMRASGLSLPCILMSAALDEAICDAASKLEDVSVIPKPLKIREISSVVTHLLAKRYGWQAESPAVDRPE